The following proteins are co-located in the Haloarcula marismortui ATCC 43049 genome:
- a CDS encoding CBS domain-containing protein, with product MRRFRIGSAFGIPIQLDLTFLLVLPLFAWIIGTQIEQTTELLNGTLNAGLDVAVLTDGALVWVLGIGAALGLFTGVVLHELGHSLVAIRYGFPIDSITLWLFGGIAQLSEMPEDWKQELVIAIAGPIVSIAIGAVCFVAFQILPSGAGTIVESTRFILGYLALMNIALAAFNMLPGFPMDGGRVLRALLARRRSYARATTIAAEVGKIFAVFLGLFGIFVLGNIFLAGLAFFIYIGAAGESRQTSMRAAFEGVTVADVMTPADHVTTVADDMSVRELIQTMFRERHTGYPVKRSGEVVGLVTLEDARAVQEVEREAYTVGDVMTTEIITISPETDVMDALTSLQQNSVGRLLVTDEDGSFEGLLTRSDIMTALSIIKSSSDYTAIGESETETVRPESRIER from the coding sequence ATGCGCCGGTTTCGCATCGGAAGCGCGTTTGGAATCCCCATCCAATTGGACCTGACGTTTCTCCTCGTGCTACCGCTGTTCGCCTGGATTATCGGGACACAGATCGAACAGACGACCGAGCTGTTGAACGGGACGTTGAACGCTGGCCTGGACGTGGCCGTCCTCACCGACGGCGCGCTCGTCTGGGTACTCGGCATCGGTGCGGCCCTCGGCCTGTTCACCGGCGTCGTCCTCCACGAACTCGGCCACTCCCTCGTCGCTATCCGCTATGGCTTCCCGATCGATTCCATCACGCTCTGGCTGTTCGGCGGCATCGCCCAACTCAGCGAGATGCCCGAAGACTGGAAACAGGAGCTGGTCATCGCCATCGCCGGCCCCATCGTCAGCATCGCCATCGGCGCTGTCTGTTTCGTCGCGTTCCAGATTCTCCCGAGCGGCGCGGGGACCATCGTCGAATCGACGCGGTTCATCCTCGGCTATCTCGCGCTGATGAATATCGCGCTGGCGGCGTTCAACATGTTGCCGGGGTTCCCGATGGACGGCGGCCGTGTCCTGCGTGCGCTGCTCGCCCGCCGGCGGTCCTACGCCCGAGCGACGACAATCGCCGCCGAAGTCGGGAAGATATTCGCCGTCTTTCTCGGCCTGTTTGGCATCTTCGTCCTCGGGAATATCTTCCTCGCCGGGCTGGCGTTCTTCATCTACATCGGGGCGGCGGGCGAGTCCCGCCAGACCTCGATGCGGGCCGCGTTCGAGGGCGTCACCGTCGCGGACGTGATGACCCCAGCGGACCACGTCACGACAGTCGCCGACGATATGTCTGTCCGGGAACTCATTCAGACGATGTTCAGGGAGCGCCACACCGGCTATCCGGTCAAGCGCAGCGGCGAGGTCGTCGGCCTCGTCACGCTCGAAGACGCCCGCGCCGTTCAGGAAGTCGAGCGCGAGGCCTACACCGTCGGCGACGTGATGACGACGGAAATCATCACAATCAGTCCGGAGACCGACGTGATGGACGCGCTGACCTCGCTGCAGCAGAACTCCGTTGGTCGCCTGCTCGTCACTGACGAGGATGGCTCCTTCGAGGGACTACTCACCCGGTCTGACATCATGACAGCACTTTCGATTATCAAATCAAGCAGCGACTACACCGCCATCGGCGAGTCAGAAACCGAGACCGTCCGGCCGGAATCAAGAATCGAGCGGTAG
- a CDS encoding cupin domain-containing protein, translating to MSDPLIRRADDIAYEAVDAADGLEKGVLIGEESGGGNLAIRRFTLAPGGSVPKHTNDIEHEQYVLAGRYTVGIEGEEYAVGAGDSLHIPAGAVHWYRNDGDEPGAFLCAVPAGDDEIKLQE from the coding sequence ATGAGCGACCCACTGATTCGCCGCGCGGACGACATTGCGTACGAGGCCGTCGACGCAGCTGACGGGCTGGAAAAGGGCGTCCTCATCGGCGAGGAGAGCGGCGGCGGCAACCTCGCAATCCGTCGCTTCACGCTCGCCCCCGGCGGCAGCGTGCCGAAACACACCAACGACATCGAACACGAGCAATACGTCCTTGCTGGCCGGTACACCGTCGGCATCGAGGGCGAGGAGTACGCCGTCGGGGCGGGCGACAGCCTCCATATCCCCGCTGGCGCTGTCCACTGGTATCGTAACGACGGCGACGAACCGGGCGCGTTTCTCTGTGCGGTTCCCGCCGGCGATGACGAAATCAAACTGCAAGAGTGA